The Lactuca sativa cultivar Salinas chromosome 2, Lsat_Salinas_v11, whole genome shotgun sequence genome includes a window with the following:
- the LOC111889317 gene encoding uncharacterized protein LOC111889317 isoform X2 — MLAQHTEPRDPVQVDALLDGTQPIEVEDGGGAALNGIPTGGGKGDILDGQKTGDMADLDVGGGDGSSNMAKKRRIVEVVDENPRCNDLQLEHVKPYINNVSLVNKGGPQWSRVLCGSCTVEEQEPDFSYFNDRIRNLWKAHDIEIEYIMKKLKGFYIFIFNIDEGMLDALEKGPWTIGDVQIVLKRWGPGHFLDKHKEDKKNPVWIRMYDMPCGLWKLDVVKIMSSMFGIPIGVDVHTRHICEIGSHTAEYARVLVDVDTTRDLVGGISVSFPNGNGYLLSDLRIEYPISRCSFCKAFDHTVRNCVGAKDKANKLNEMHLKKEQQDATIKVAVARDQDLVEQIGKDIYFDLVDHNKVWSFCVEKQMPFNKVKEEVARAFGVPVECQRFWTWAKRQNHTYRPYRPLTRLEETKSVGELRVAYNKIGNAEAELNLFLETTVIGPDSRPLPPPHISKEDILVFFKLYDPDKLQLRYVGRLFVRSSGTPTEIISKLNEIVGFSPDEEIELYEEIKFDKYQELEFGSCVMCERLDKRISFRSSQIRDGDIICFQKLSQIEYKYADVPSFLEHVKNRQVVRFRSLDRPNE, encoded by the exons ATGCTTGCTCAGCACACGGAGCCACGGGACCCGGTGCAAGTTGATGCATTGCTCGATGGTACTCAGCCTATAGAAG TTGAGGATGGTGGTGGTGCTGCTTTGAATGGCATCCCAACTGGTGGAGGCAAGGGTGATATTCTTGATGGCCAAAAAACTGGTGATATGGCTGATTTAGATGTGGGTGGAGGCGATGGTTCATCTAATATGGCAAAAAAGCGGAGAATTGTTGAAGTAGTGGATGAAAACCCAAGGTGTAATGATTTACAGCTTGAACATGTGAAGCCTTATATTAACAATGTGAGCCTAGTCAATAAAGGGGGTCCTCAATGGTCTCGTGTCCTTTGTGGTTCTTGTACTGTGGAAGAGCAAGAGCCGGACTTTTCCTACTTTAATGACAGAATTCGTAATCTGTGGAAAGCACATGACATTGAAATTGAATATATCATGAAGAAGCTTAAGGGTTTTTATATTTTCATATTCAACATTGATGAAGGTATGTTAGATGCTCTAGAAAAAGGACCATGGACCATCGGTGATGTCCAAATTGTTCTCAAGAGGTGGGGTCCGGGTCACTTTCTTGACAAGCATAAAGAAGATAAAAAGAACCCTGTTTGGATTCGAATGTATGACATGCCTTGCGGGTTGTGGaagttggatgtggtgaagatCATGTCTAGCATGTTTGGTATTCCTATAGGCGTTGATGTTCATACAAGACATATTTGTGAGATTGGGTCGCATACAGCTGAATATGCTAGAGTTTTGGTTGATGTTGACACAACTAGAGATCTGGTTGGTGGGATTTCTGTTTCATTCCCTAATGGTAATGGATATCTGTTGTCCGATCTTCGAATTGAGTACCCAATTAGTAGGTGTTCTTTTTGCAAGGCGTTTGACCATACTGTTAGAAATTGTGTTGGGGCGAAGGACAAAGCCAACAAGCTCAATGAG ATGCATTTGAAGAAAGAACAACAGGACGCTACTATCAAG GTTGCGGTTGCTCGTGATCAAGACCTGGTTGAACAGATAGGGAAGGATATATATTTTGATCTTGTCGACCATAACAAAGTTTGGAGCTTTTGTGTAGAGAAGCAAATGCCATTTAACAAAGTGAAG GAAGAGGTTGCTAGAGCATTTGGTGTGCCTGTTGAATGTCAACGGTTCTGGACATGGGCAAAGAGACAGAACCACACATACCGTCCTTATAGGCCTTTAACACGCCTAGAggaaacaaaatcg GTTGGGGAGTTGAGGGTGGCTTACAATAAGATTGGTAATGCTGAAGCTGAACTGAATTTATTCTTGGAGACAACTGTGATTGGCCCG GATTCGCGTCCGCTTCCTCCACCTCACATAAGCAAAGAAGATATACTTGTTTTCTTCAAGCTTTATGATCCTGACAAGTTACAACTCCG ATATGTTGGTAGGCTTTTTGTGAGGAGTTCTGGAACACCAACTGAAATTATATCAAAATTAAATGAGATAGTTGGATTTAGTCCGGATGAAGAAATCGAACTGTATGAG GAAATTAAATTTGACAAGTATCAAGAACTAGAATTTGGTTCATGTGTGATGTGTGAAcgtcttgacaagagaatctcatTTAGATCTAGCCAG atcAGGGACGGAGACATTATTTGCTTTCAGAAACTATCCCAGATTGAATACAAATACGCTGACGTTCCTTCATTTCTGGAACATGTCAAAAATCGTCAG GTGGTTCGTTTTCGATCTCTGGATAGGCCTAATGAGTAA
- the LOC111889317 gene encoding uncharacterized protein LOC111889317 isoform X1, which yields MVPLETTLIGHYSPHSQRDNSQSTTIRFEDGGGAALNGIPTGGGKGDILDGQKTGDMADLDVGGGDGSSNMAKKRRIVEVVDENPRCNDLQLEHVKPYINNVSLVNKGGPQWSRVLCGSCTVEEQEPDFSYFNDRIRNLWKAHDIEIEYIMKKLKGFYIFIFNIDEGMLDALEKGPWTIGDVQIVLKRWGPGHFLDKHKEDKKNPVWIRMYDMPCGLWKLDVVKIMSSMFGIPIGVDVHTRHICEIGSHTAEYARVLVDVDTTRDLVGGISVSFPNGNGYLLSDLRIEYPISRCSFCKAFDHTVRNCVGAKDKANKLNEMHLKKEQQDATIKVAVARDQDLVEQIGKDIYFDLVDHNKVWSFCVEKQMPFNKVKEEVARAFGVPVECQRFWTWAKRQNHTYRPYRPLTRLEETKSVGELRVAYNKIGNAEAELNLFLETTVIGPDSRPLPPPHISKEDILVFFKLYDPDKLQLRYVGRLFVRSSGTPTEIISKLNEIVGFSPDEEIELYEEIKFDKYQELEFGSCVMCERLDKRISFRSSQIRDGDIICFQKLSQIEYKYADVPSFLEHVKNRQVVRFRSLDRPNE from the exons ATGGTCCCTCTAGAAACTACGTTGATCGGACATTATTCACCTCACTCGCAACGTGACAATAGTCAATCCACAACCATTAGAT TTGAGGATGGTGGTGGTGCTGCTTTGAATGGCATCCCAACTGGTGGAGGCAAGGGTGATATTCTTGATGGCCAAAAAACTGGTGATATGGCTGATTTAGATGTGGGTGGAGGCGATGGTTCATCTAATATGGCAAAAAAGCGGAGAATTGTTGAAGTAGTGGATGAAAACCCAAGGTGTAATGATTTACAGCTTGAACATGTGAAGCCTTATATTAACAATGTGAGCCTAGTCAATAAAGGGGGTCCTCAATGGTCTCGTGTCCTTTGTGGTTCTTGTACTGTGGAAGAGCAAGAGCCGGACTTTTCCTACTTTAATGACAGAATTCGTAATCTGTGGAAAGCACATGACATTGAAATTGAATATATCATGAAGAAGCTTAAGGGTTTTTATATTTTCATATTCAACATTGATGAAGGTATGTTAGATGCTCTAGAAAAAGGACCATGGACCATCGGTGATGTCCAAATTGTTCTCAAGAGGTGGGGTCCGGGTCACTTTCTTGACAAGCATAAAGAAGATAAAAAGAACCCTGTTTGGATTCGAATGTATGACATGCCTTGCGGGTTGTGGaagttggatgtggtgaagatCATGTCTAGCATGTTTGGTATTCCTATAGGCGTTGATGTTCATACAAGACATATTTGTGAGATTGGGTCGCATACAGCTGAATATGCTAGAGTTTTGGTTGATGTTGACACAACTAGAGATCTGGTTGGTGGGATTTCTGTTTCATTCCCTAATGGTAATGGATATCTGTTGTCCGATCTTCGAATTGAGTACCCAATTAGTAGGTGTTCTTTTTGCAAGGCGTTTGACCATACTGTTAGAAATTGTGTTGGGGCGAAGGACAAAGCCAACAAGCTCAATGAG ATGCATTTGAAGAAAGAACAACAGGACGCTACTATCAAG GTTGCGGTTGCTCGTGATCAAGACCTGGTTGAACAGATAGGGAAGGATATATATTTTGATCTTGTCGACCATAACAAAGTTTGGAGCTTTTGTGTAGAGAAGCAAATGCCATTTAACAAAGTGAAG GAAGAGGTTGCTAGAGCATTTGGTGTGCCTGTTGAATGTCAACGGTTCTGGACATGGGCAAAGAGACAGAACCACACATACCGTCCTTATAGGCCTTTAACACGCCTAGAggaaacaaaatcg GTTGGGGAGTTGAGGGTGGCTTACAATAAGATTGGTAATGCTGAAGCTGAACTGAATTTATTCTTGGAGACAACTGTGATTGGCCCG GATTCGCGTCCGCTTCCTCCACCTCACATAAGCAAAGAAGATATACTTGTTTTCTTCAAGCTTTATGATCCTGACAAGTTACAACTCCG ATATGTTGGTAGGCTTTTTGTGAGGAGTTCTGGAACACCAACTGAAATTATATCAAAATTAAATGAGATAGTTGGATTTAGTCCGGATGAAGAAATCGAACTGTATGAG GAAATTAAATTTGACAAGTATCAAGAACTAGAATTTGGTTCATGTGTGATGTGTGAAcgtcttgacaagagaatctcatTTAGATCTAGCCAG atcAGGGACGGAGACATTATTTGCTTTCAGAAACTATCCCAGATTGAATACAAATACGCTGACGTTCCTTCATTTCTGGAACATGTCAAAAATCGTCAG GTGGTTCGTTTTCGATCTCTGGATAGGCCTAATGAGTAA